Genomic window (Caldinitratiruptor microaerophilus):
TGGACGCCCGCTCCGGCGAGGAGCGCGAGCGGCGGAACCCAGGGGCGGCCGAGCGTGAACAGGACGTACGCCAGGAGTTGCGTCACGGCAAAGCCCGTGACGCCCACCGCATCGCCCAGGAGGGTGGCCGCTGTGAGGCGTGTGGCCTCCGGGCCGAACGCCCCCCGCTGGTACACGACCTGGACAATGGGCAACCGGAGCGTGAGGAGCCCCGCCGTCACCGGGAGGGCCACGAGCAAGGCGAGGCGCATCCCCTGACCCAGAACGCGCTGCAGGGCCGCCCCATCGCCGCTTCCCCGGGCGGCGGCCAGGGCGGGGTAGGACACCGCGCCCACCGCCCAGACGGCGGTCTGGAGGGCGAACTGGCGGAGCTTGTCCGAGAAGGTGAGCGCCGCGATGGCGCCCGGCGGCAGGACCGGCGCAAACAGTCGGTCGACCACCAGGTACCCGGACTGCAGGAGCGACCACGCCGCCACCGGCGCGAAAAGGGCACCGCCACCCGGTACGGTCTCCGCCCCATCCGCACCCGCTTCGGGCGGTGAAGCTTCGCCGCGTCCGCCCGGGCGGCGCAGCGCGAGGGCGGCGATGGTGGCCAGGAGCCCCACCTGCACCACCGCGCCTGCCAGGTAGGCCCAGGCGAGAGGCAAGGGGCCCCCTGCGCCGGCCAGGGCAAAGGCCACCGCAGCGATCAGAAGGCTCTGGGCGGAACGGCCGAGAGGGGTGTAAACGAACACCCGGTGGGCGTGCAGGAGCGCGGCCAGGACGGAGGCCACTGCCACCAGGACAGGGCCAGCGATGGCGATCCGGGCGGTGTTCACGGCCAGCCGGGCCTCCGCAGAAGGCCAGGCGTGGGTGAACGGGGCGAGCAGGAGCGGCAGCGCCACGAAGACCACAAGCGCCGCTCCGCCGCCAAGGGCGGCCGTGCGGGCGAGGGCGCGGCGCGCCGCGACCCAGGCGCCGGCCCGGTCGCCTCTCCCCACACGGGCAGCGAGGTCGGGGACGAGGGCGCCCAACACCCCGCCGGCCGCCACCACCGTGGCCAGTTCCGGCAGCGTCATCCCGACCAGGTACACGTCGGTGGCGGCGGACGCGCCAAAAGCCCGGGCGACTGCCTGTTCCCGGACGAAACCCGCCAGTTTCTGCACCACGGTGAACACGGTGACGAGCGCCGCCGCCCCCAGAAGCCCACGCTGCCGCATGCCGCCCCCGCATCCCTCCGCTTTCCGGCTGGCACAAACCGTCCCCATCGTACCACATGGACGGGCACACGCGCGGCGGACCCCCCGGCGAGGCTCGCCGCCGGGGGGTGCGCTCGTGGCGGGGACGCGCAGGCCGTGGGGCCATGCGGGCTAGATGATGATGCAGATGAGCCCCCCGCTGCCCTCGTTGATGATGCGGGTCAGGGTCTCCTGGAGCTTCTGCTGGGCATCCTCCGGCATGCGGTAGAGCTTGTTCTGCACGCCGTCGCGTACGAGCTCGTACAGCGACTTCCCGAAGATGTCGAAGTCCCAGAGCTTCTTCGGGTCGTCCTCGAACTTCTCCATCAAGTACTGGACCAGTTCCTCGCCCTGCTTCTCCGTGCCGATGATCGGCGTCACCTCCGTGTGGATGTCGGCGCGGATGAAGTGCAGGGACGGGGCGCTGGCGCGCAGCCTCACGCCGAAGCGGGAGCCCTGGCGCACGAGCTCGGGCTCGTCGAAGGTCATGTCGGAGAGCTGCGGCGGTACCATCCCGTAGCCCGTCTCGCGCACTTCGTGGAGCGCAACGGCGATCTTGTCGTACTCCTGTTTCGCCACCGCCCACTCCCGGAGCAGGCGTACCATGGTGTGCTTGCCCTCGAGCTTGACGCCCGCGATCTCCTCCAGAATCTGGTAGTAGAGGTCTTCCCGGGCCTCGAGCTCGACGACCGCCGTTCCCGTGCCCATGTCCATGGAGCGGAGCTGCGCCGTCTCCACGAACTCGTACGAAGCCAGACGCTCCACCGCCTGGTCCACATCCCGAACCTTCGTGACAGCCTGCACCACCTCCGCCACGGCCGTCTCGAACTTCTCTCGCAGCCACTGACGGGAGTCCAGTTCCTCCACCCACCGCGGCAGGCGCACCTCCAGCTCGCGAACGGGGAACTCCAGCAGCAGCTGCTCGAGGACCATGTGGACGTCGTCCTCGGTGAGCTCCGACACGTCGGTGGGGATGATGGGCGCACCGTACTTCTCCTCCAGCTCGCCGGCGAGATCGAGAGTCTCCTGGGCGTATGGCCGCGTGGTGTTGAGTACGACCACGAAGGGCTTGCCGAGTTCCTTCAGCTCGGCGACGACCCGCTCCTCCGCCTCGATGTACTTGCCCCGGGCGATGTCGGTGATGGTCCCGTCCGTGGTGACCACCACGCCGAGGGTGGCGTGCTCGGCGATCACCTTCCGGGTTCCGATCTCGGCCGCCTCGTGCAGCGGCACCTCGGCGTCGAACCAGGGCGTCAGCACCATGCGGGGCTGGCCCGTTTCGTCCAGGAAGCCGAGCGCCCCCTCCACGGGGTAGCCCACGACGTCGATGAGCCGCACGCGCACCGTGATGCCTTCGTGGGGCGTGAGCTCGACGGCCTCCTCCGGAATGAACTTCGGCTCCACCGTCATGATGGTCCGCCCGGCCCCGGACTGGGGCAACTCGTCGAGCATGCGCGTGCGGAGGAACTCGTCCTCGATCCGGGGCAGGACCAGCCGCTCCATGAACTTCCGGATGAAGGTGGACTTCCCTGTCCGGACCGGGCCGACGACCCCGATGTAGATGTCGCCCCCGGTCCGCTGGGCGATGTCCTGGAAGATGTTGAACTTCTCCACGCTCCCCCTCCTCACCGGCGGCTATGCGAGGGATCGGTCCCGGTCGCCGGCCGCCGCGCGGCGGACCTTCCGGCGCCGCGCCAACGGATTCCGATGCGATTCGTATGAGGGGTGACGGCTCATTATGCGGTGGCCGCTTTCAGGAACTCGCCCCCCGCTGCCGTCCGACCGGGGGGCCAGGGGCTCCGGGCCGGTCGCGCGCGGCTCCGGCACCTCCACGGCCGGAACAGCCGCATGCGGGCGCGCGTACCGTTCCGTCAAGGCACGGGCGAACACGAACGACCCCGCCGGACAGACCCGGCGGGGCCGTGCGGGAGGCGGATCGCGAACATGACTGCGGGGTTATTGCCTTTTCCCTCTCCCGGGCCGTGCAGCCGCATCGCTTCTTCGATGGGCCCGGGCGCAACAACCCCGCAGCAGGGAACCAGGGAGCCTGGCCTGATGGCCCCGGTCAGCCGGCTGTCCGGGCGCTGACTTGACAGCCTCGCTGCCTTGGGGTCGGACCTCCACTGCCATCCGGGTCGGCACCCGCCGGCGAGTGGATCGCCTGATCCTGTGGAGCATCCGCCCGTCCCTGGCTCACCTCGCAGCCTCATCGTACAGCCGGCGGCCGCGTGCCGCAACCACCGAACGTGCCATGCGGCGTAACGAAAAAGGCCATGTCGATCCTAGACTGGTTGTTGCGGCAATTCCGCCCATGCCGCGGTACCCGCTCTCCTACCGCCCCTCAAGAAACCGCAGGAACTCCTCCCTGTGGGGGAGCGACGGCTGCGCGCCGGGGCGGGTGACGGCCAGGGCGCCGGCCGTGCAGCCCCACTGCACCGCCTCGTGCAGGTCGAGCCCCTGCGCCAGCGCCGCGGCCAGAGCGCCGGCGAAGGCGTCCCCGGCCGCGGTGGTGTCGACCACCTTAACGGGAGGCGAAGGCACATGGGCGGTCCCCTCCGGCCCGGCGAACAGCGCACCCTCGGGCCCGAGCTTCACGATCGCCCGCCGGAAGCCCTGGCCCAGGAGTTCCTGGGCGGCGTCGGCGGCCTCCTTCCGCCCCCGGACCGTGATGCCCGTGAGCGCCTGTGCCTCCACCTCGTTCGGGGTCACGAAGTCGACGAGCCGGATCAGGTGGGCGGGGAGCGGGCGCGCCGGAGCCGGATCGAGGACCACCAACGCGCCCGCCTCCCTGGCCAGCTGAGCGGCCCGGATCACCGTCGCCATCGGGATCTCCAGCTGAAGCAGGATAACCCGGGCGGAGGAGAACAAGGGGCGCGCCTCCCCGACGGCCTCCGGCCCCATCGCCCCGTTGGCTCCGGGAACGGCGAGGATCGCGTTCTGACCGCCCGGGGCCACGATCACGACCGCAACCCCGGTGGACTGCCCGGCCACCGGGAGTACGCCGCGCACGTCGACTCCGGCGTCCCCCAGGCTCTTCCGCATTAGCTGGCCGAAGTCGTCCTCGCCCACGCGCCCCACCATCGCGGTCGAGACGCCCAGCCGCGCCGCAGCCACGGCCTGGTTGGCGCCCTTTCCGCCAGGCACGGTGTCCAGGCTCTGGGCCGAAATCGTCTCGCCCGAGTTCGGGAGGCGCGGGGCCCTCACCACCAGGTCGACGTTGAGGCTGCCCACGACCACGACGTCCGCCATGCCTCGGGCCCCCTTTTCCGCTGTGCCCTCGCGTTCGAATAGTTTGCCGCTCAGGCACAGCCACCTCCTGCCGCTGGGGGCCCTGTGGTGCGGACGTTCATCCTCCGGCCGCGTGTCGCTCCGGCAATTGCGGTGGCGATTCGCGCACCGTCACGGAAGCGAGGAGTCCCCCTTCCGCCTGGAGGCGGGTCACGGCGCCCCGGAAGTAACTCGTGTCAACCTCGACGCCAACGCTGTTACGCCCCCACCGAGCGGCCGCCACGTTGGTCGTACTCGACGCCAGCTGGGCGTTGGCTACCTCGCCGATGAGGTCGTCAATCCGGTTCGGGACCGTTCCCGATACGTTCCTCAGAATGGATTTCAGCGAGATCGCCAGCCGGCACTTGCCTTCGTGATACCAGGCGACATCCCACTGCTTCTCCCGCCCAATGCCCGGTACCTCTCGCTCTATCTCTGCCCCGGCCAGCCCCAACCGGTCCAGTTGGTCCGCACAGTACTGCGCCAGGACCTTGAGGCGTTGGGTCGACGTCGCAGCTCTCTCCGTTACAGCGATGCGGTAGAGGTCAGCGACGGCGTCCAGCAGGGAGACGGCCAAGTCAGCACCTCCCGAAGCAGGACCCATGCCACTTGGGCGTGGCAATCAGGTGCCCTCTTTCACCGGAATGCCGACTGCCACCCCACGTGCACCGCGGTTGGAAACAACGGGAGCTGCCTGCCATCATCAACCAAATCGTAAACCGAACTTGTGTTCGCTGTCAAGAGGGGCGGACGATTACCGGAAGGACAACCCCGACGTTCAGATCAGCATGTCGATGATGGCCCGGCGGGTGAGGTACCCCAGCACCTTGCCGTCGGCGTCGACCACCGGGAGGACGCGCCGGTGGCGGCTGAACATGATCTCCGCCGCCTCCTCGAGGGACGCGTCGGGGCCGATCGTGTCGACCTGCCGGGAGACCACCTCCCGGATCGGTAGCACCTGCAGCATCTCCCGCGTCGCACCGCGCAGCCAGAACGGGGTGGGCTGACCGTTCTCCTCCGAGAGCGTGCGGTGGATGAGCCGCACGAGGTCGCCCTCCGTGACGATCCCGTACAGCGAGCCGTTGTCGCCGATCACGGGGAGAAAGCTGATGTTCTGCTCACGCATCATCCGCAGCGCGAGCGCCACGGGATGGCTGGGCCGCGCCGTCCGCTCGACCTGGATCATGGCGTCCCGGACCTGGTTCACTCCGACACCACCTTTTGCTTGCTCGCGTCGATCGTTCCTACCGGCCAACCGGCCCTGGAACATTCTTCATTCTTCCTTCATCCTGCGACCACCGGGCTCCTTCCGCCGCGCACCGAAACGCCGCCGGCGCGGCATACTACCGCGGCGGCCGATTCCGCATGAAGCGGAGGGATCTGATATGCGCGGCGGACAGTTGAAGAACGGGCACGTCCACCACGACGGAAACTCCTGGGAGAGGGAAGAGATCCGCCGGCTGGACAACCTCCGGCGCCGGCTCAGCGTGGCCGTGGCGGCGGGCCGGATGACCGCCCGGGAGGCTGCGGACCTCCTGGTCGACGAGATGATCCCCTCCGCGCTGCAGATCCGCCGGCGCTAGCACCGGTCCCCCAGCGGACGGGTCCGGCAGCCAGGGCTGGCTGGGCGGCGGTCCGGTCCGCGGCGCGGCCCGGCAAGACGGCGCGGCCGGCCACACAGGCCGGCCGCGCGGAGCCCGGACCGCCGCCCTCAGCGCGTCCGCGACACGGAGGCGATCGCCTCCTCGAGGATGTCCAGGCCCTCGTCGAGCTGCTCGTCGGTGATCGCCAGGGGGGCCAGGAACCGGATCACCTGGTTGTGGTGGCCGGCCTTCATGAGGATCAGGCCGTTCTCGTAGCACCGCTTGAAGATGGCCGCGGTCTCCTCCGTGGCCGGCTCCTTCGTCGCGCGGTCCTTCACCAGCTCGATGGCGGCCATGGCGCCGAGCCCCCGTACGTCACCCACCAGCTCGAAGCGCTCGTGCCAGTCCCGGAAGCGGGCCAGGACGCGCTCGCCCACCGCCTGTGCCCGCTCCACGTACCGGTCGCGCTCCATCACCTCGATGACCTTGAGGGCGGCCGCGCAGGCGACGGGGTTGCCGCCGTACGTACCGCCCAGGCCGCCGACCTGCGCGGCGTCCATGATCTCCGCCCGCCCGGTGACGGCGGAAATCGGCAGCCCGTCGCCCAGCGACTTGGCCATCGTCACCAGGTCCGGGACCACGCCCGAGTGCTCGACGGCGAAGAAGCGGCCCGTGCGCCCGAAGCCGGTCTGGATCTCGTCCGCGATGAAGACGATGCCGTACTCGTCGCACAGCGCCCGGAGGCCGCGCAGGAACTCCGGCGGCTGGACCAGGAATCCGCCCTCGCCCTGCACCGGCTCGATGATCAGCGCGGCCACCTTGTCGGGGCCGATCTCGTCCTCGATCGCCCGGCGGACGTCTTCCAGGGCGTGGCGGGCAGTGGCGGCCGGATCGGCAAAGGGCGAGCGGTAGGGGTAGACGGCGGGGAGGCGGTAGATCTCCGGGGCGAAGGGCCCGAAGCCGTACTTGTACGTGGAGACCTTGGCCGTCAGGCTCATGCCGAGGAGCGTGCGGCCGTGGAAGGCGTGGGTGAAGGTGATCACCGCCGGGCGCCCGGTGTAGCGGCGGGCGAGCTTCACCGCGTTCTCCACGGCCTCGGCGCCGCTGTTGAAGAGAGCGGTCTTCTTGGGGAAGTCGCCCGGGGTGAGGCGGTTCAGCTCCTCGGCCAGTCGGACGTACGGCTCGTACATGGTGACGTGGAAGCAGGTGTGCAGGAAACGGTCCACCTGCTCCTTGACCGCCGCGACCACCTCGGGGTGGTTCGCGCCCAGGTTCAGGACGCCGATGCCACCGGCGAAGTCGAGAAACACGTTTCCGTCGACATCCGTGAGCGTGGCGCCCCGGGTCTCGGCGGCGAAGATGGGGGCGACGTTGGCCACGCCCCGCGGAACCGCCGCCTCGCGCCGGCGCAGGAGCTCCTGGGAACGCGGACCGGGGATGGGCGTGCGGATCTGCACCGTCCTGGACACACGCATCTCTCCTCCGACTGGAACTTCGACGGGTTGTGCGCAAACGGCGGATGGACGTCTACGACGGGAACACCCCGAGGTCCACCTCCTGGCCGATCCCGAACTGCCGGGCCCGCTCGTAGAGTGGCAGCGCTTCTCCAGCGCCGAGACCATCCGGGCGCGGGCCTACCCCCGCCCGGCATCTGGATACACCCGGTGGAGCCCGGGACCAGCCGACGCCCTGCAGGCCCTCGACGTGCTCTACCGGGTTGTCCTCGGCCTTGACTGAGATCCCGAGGGGCCGGTACGGTATCAGCGCTACCCCGTAACCCCTCAACTAAAAGGTTGTCTATTCTGTCTCTTCGGCTTGGCGCCCACGTCAGACCAGCGGAGGTGGCCGTCGGTGCCAGCCTGCCACCTGTTCATAGGCATGGGCCACCCGGATCACAGTGGATTCATCAAAGGGACGCCCGATGATTTGTAAACCAATGGGGAGCCCGCCCCGACTAAACCCGCATGGGATAGAGATCGCCGGCAAACCGGACTGGTTAGCGGGGGCGTTCAGCCGCACGAAAGCGTCCAACACGGGTTCAGGCTGGCCCGCAACATTTACCTGCTCCTGGCCGATGGGCGGGGCCGGCAGCGGGATGGTGGGGGCAGCCAGCACATCCACCTGCCCGAGGGCCTGCTCCATCTCCGCCGCAATCCGGGCCCGGATCCGCAACCCGTCTAGGTACTGCACGGCCGAAATCAACAGGCTACCCTCGAGGGTGCCGCGCAGTGCCGGGCTGTAATGCTCGGGCTGGCTGCGCAGGAACGGTACGTGCCAGGCGGCCGCCTCCGCCATGCAGACCACGTACTGGGCCGGCATGACATCCCGAAGGGCTGGAAGGTCCACCTCCATCACCCGTGCTCCCATTTCTGCCAAAATCCGGACGGCCCTGTATACCGCCTCGGCCACCTCTGGATCCACCCGCTCGAAGTACCAGTGCCGGGGGAGGCCGATCGTGATATCGCTAACCCCGGCACTCAGCTCGGCGCTGAAGTCAGGTACGGGTACGTTAGCGGAGCCGGGGTCCGCCGGGTCGTAACCGGCGATGACCTGCAGCAACAAGGCCGCATCGGCCACGCTTCGGGCCATGGGGCCGCAGTGATCCTGACTCCAGGCCAAAGGGAAAATGCCCTGGCGGCTAACTCGGCCGTAGGTGGGCTTCAGCCCCACCACCCCGCAGCAGGCAGCGGGAATGCGGATGGACCCGCCGGTGTCGGTACCTATGGCCACCGTGCAAAGGCCTGCGGCCAGAGCCGCCCCCGACCCTCCGCTGGAACCCCCGGGGATGCAGTCCACATTCCAGGGGTTGCGGGTCGGGCCGAAAAAGGGGTTGTTGGTCGTGATGCCGGCCGCAAATTCGTGGGTATTAGTCTTGCCCACTATGACCGCCCCAGCCTCCCGGAGCCGCACCACGACGGCAGCGTCGGTGTTCGGGACGAAGTCCCGCAGCACCCGCGAGCCGGCGGTGGTGCGGACCCCGGCGGTGCAGACCACGTCCTTGACCGCCACCGGAATCCCGTGCAAGGGGCCACGGTATCGGCCGCCGGCAATCTCCGTCTCCGCGGTACGGGCCGCCGCCAGCGCCTCCTCGGCGGTGACGGTAATATAGGCGTTGATTCGCGGTTCCACCTCCTCAATCCGCTTCAGGACCGCCGTGGTCAGCTCCACCGGGGACAGGTCCCGTCGGCGGATGCGGTCGGCGGCCTCGGTGAGGCTCATGTAGGCCAGGTCAACCATGGCGCTCACCCGCCCTAAGACAACGGACCAGTACCGGCTCCTCCGCTGGGCCCGGCCGGTGGCAGGCCGCCAGACCCTCCTTGATGGTCCGGGCAAAGGCAGCCGCCGCTTCCGCCGTCGCCGGGTCTAAC
Coding sequences:
- a CDS encoding amidase, whose protein sequence is MVDLAYMSLTEAADRIRRRDLSPVELTTAVLKRIEEVEPRINAYITVTAEEALAAARTAETEIAGGRYRGPLHGIPVAVKDVVCTAGVRTTAGSRVLRDFVPNTDAAVVVRLREAGAVIVGKTNTHEFAAGITTNNPFFGPTRNPWNVDCIPGGSSGGSGAALAAGLCTVAIGTDTGGSIRIPAACCGVVGLKPTYGRVSRQGIFPLAWSQDHCGPMARSVADAALLLQVIAGYDPADPGSANVPVPDFSAELSAGVSDITIGLPRHWYFERVDPEVAEAVYRAVRILAEMGARVMEVDLPALRDVMPAQYVVCMAEAAAWHVPFLRSQPEHYSPALRGTLEGSLLISAVQYLDGLRIRARIAAEMEQALGQVDVLAAPTIPLPAPPIGQEQVNVAGQPEPVLDAFVRLNAPANQSGLPAISIPCGFSRGGLPIGLQIIGRPFDESTVIRVAHAYEQVAGWHRRPPPLV
- the gabT gene encoding 4-aminobutyrate--2-oxoglutarate transaminase, whose product is MRVSRTVQIRTPIPGPRSQELLRRREAAVPRGVANVAPIFAAETRGATLTDVDGNVFLDFAGGIGVLNLGANHPEVVAAVKEQVDRFLHTCFHVTMYEPYVRLAEELNRLTPGDFPKKTALFNSGAEAVENAVKLARRYTGRPAVITFTHAFHGRTLLGMSLTAKVSTYKYGFGPFAPEIYRLPAVYPYRSPFADPAATARHALEDVRRAIEDEIGPDKVAALIIEPVQGEGGFLVQPPEFLRGLRALCDEYGIVFIADEIQTGFGRTGRFFAVEHSGVVPDLVTMAKSLGDGLPISAVTGRAEIMDAAQVGGLGGTYGGNPVACAAALKVIEVMERDRYVERAQAVGERVLARFRDWHERFELVGDVRGLGAMAAIELVKDRATKEPATEETAAIFKRCYENGLILMKAGHHNQVIRFLAPLAITDEQLDEGLDILEEAIASVSRTR
- a CDS encoding CBS domain-containing protein, with the protein product MNQVRDAMIQVERTARPSHPVALALRMMREQNISFLPVIGDNGSLYGIVTEGDLVRLIHRTLSEENGQPTPFWLRGATREMLQVLPIREVVSRQVDTIGPDASLEEAAEIMFSRHRRVLPVVDADGKVLGYLTRRAIIDMLI
- the spoIVA gene encoding stage IV sporulation protein A — its product is MEKFNIFQDIAQRTGGDIYIGVVGPVRTGKSTFIRKFMERLVLPRIEDEFLRTRMLDELPQSGAGRTIMTVEPKFIPEEAVELTPHEGITVRVRLIDVVGYPVEGALGFLDETGQPRMVLTPWFDAEVPLHEAAEIGTRKVIAEHATLGVVVTTDGTITDIARGKYIEAEERVVAELKELGKPFVVVLNTTRPYAQETLDLAGELEEKYGAPIIPTDVSELTEDDVHMVLEQLLLEFPVRELEVRLPRWVEELDSRQWLREKFETAVAEVVQAVTKVRDVDQAVERLASYEFVETAQLRSMDMGTGTAVVELEAREDLYYQILEEIAGVKLEGKHTMVRLLREWAVAKQEYDKIAVALHEVRETGYGMVPPQLSDMTFDEPELVRQGSRFGVRLRASAPSLHFIRADIHTEVTPIIGTEKQGEELVQYLMEKFEDDPKKLWDFDIFGKSLYELVRDGVQNKLYRMPEDAQQKLQETLTRIINEGSGGLICIII
- the rbsK gene encoding ribokinase is translated as MADVVVVGSLNVDLVVRAPRLPNSGETISAQSLDTVPGGKGANQAVAAARLGVSTAMVGRVGEDDFGQLMRKSLGDAGVDVRGVLPVAGQSTGVAVVIVAPGGQNAILAVPGANGAMGPEAVGEARPLFSSARVILLQLEIPMATVIRAAQLAREAGALVVLDPAPARPLPAHLIRLVDFVTPNEVEAQALTGITVRGRKEAADAAQELLGQGFRRAIVKLGPEGALFAGPEGTAHVPSPPVKVVDTTAAGDAFAGALAAALAQGLDLHEAVQWGCTAGALAVTRPGAQPSLPHREEFLRFLEGR
- the murJ gene encoding murein biosynthesis integral membrane protein MurJ is translated as MRQRGLLGAAALVTVFTVVQKLAGFVREQAVARAFGASAATDVYLVGMTLPELATVVAAGGVLGALVPDLAARVGRGDRAGAWVAARRALARTAALGGGAALVVFVALPLLLAPFTHAWPSAEARLAVNTARIAIAGPVLVAVASVLAALLHAHRVFVYTPLGRSAQSLLIAAVAFALAGAGGPLPLAWAYLAGAVVQVGLLATIAALALRRPGGRGEASPPEAGADGAETVPGGGALFAPVAAWSLLQSGYLVVDRLFAPVLPPGAIAALTFSDKLRQFALQTAVWAVGAVSYPALAAARGSGDGAALQRVLGQGMRLALLVALPVTAGLLTLRLPIVQVVYQRGAFGPEATRLTAATLLGDAVGVTGFAVTQLLAYVLFTLGRPWVPPLALLAGAGVQALIGALLLGPLGAPALAWGASMGAFAAAGVQAWAARREVGDLVGPLVRGLARPALAAAAMGAACLVAAPRLGGLPAPQKAIATLVLVGAAALLYGLLLWWLGVPEVAAAVRRLVHGRDPRPGPR